The following are from one region of the bacterium genome:
- the secY gene encoding preprotein translocase subunit SecY, whose protein sequence is MNPLEGIGKPFKIYELRKRILFTLGLLAVYRIGSFIPTPGVNASAFQAYFQGLKGSMAGLANLFTGGALERFSIFALGIMPYISASIIMSLMAHLVPSLEKIQKEGEEGRRKINQYTRYLTVLIALIQGSGISIWLESTQYYVPIVVAPGIAFKLMTVLVMTTGALFIMWLGEQITERGIGNGSSILIFANIVASVPQGFALTMQGIFSGEMNIPVGVILVFIVGCIVAGVVIMIQGHRKVSVQYAKRMIGRRMYGGQSSYLPMQINMAGVIPIIFASSILTFPATIGAFLGRGGLFDWLLYIPAWIREGVSNLLYVALTIFFTYFYISIIFNPNEVADNLRKSGGFVPGIRPGRQTSDYLHTILNRVTFVGAIFLGIIAILPTIVLSFLHAPFYFGGTTILIVVGVALDTLRQVESYLMMHHYEGFLKKARIRGRF, encoded by the coding sequence ATGAATCCATTAGAAGGTATTGGCAAGCCATTTAAGATATATGAGCTAAGGAAAAGAATCCTATTTACCCTTGGCTTGCTTGCGGTTTATAGGATTGGCTCATTCATTCCCACCCCAGGTGTAAATGCCTCTGCATTCCAGGCATACTTTCAAGGCTTAAAAGGAAGTATGGCAGGATTAGCAAATCTCTTTACCGGTGGAGCATTGGAAAGATTTTCCATATTTGCCTTAGGGATTATGCCATATATTTCAGCATCAATTATTATGTCCTTGATGGCACACCTTGTTCCATCTTTAGAGAAAATACAAAAGGAGGGAGAAGAGGGAAGGAGGAAGATAAACCAATACACAAGATACCTCACCGTCCTTATTGCCCTTATTCAAGGCTCTGGAATAAGCATATGGCTTGAAAGCACCCAATACTATGTTCCCATTGTTGTAGCACCTGGCATCGCCTTTAAGCTTATGACCGTTCTTGTTATGACAACGGGTGCCCTTTTTATTATGTGGCTTGGTGAGCAGATAACCGAAAGGGGAATAGGAAATGGCTCATCCATCCTTATCTTTGCCAATATTGTTGCCAGCGTTCCACAAGGGTTTGCCCTTACAATGCAAGGGATTTTTAGTGGAGAGATGAATATCCCTGTCGGAGTTATCCTTGTTTTCATTGTTGGGTGTATTGTTGCCGGCGTGGTTATTATGATTCAAGGTCATAGAAAGGTATCTGTCCAATATGCAAAGAGGATGATTGGAAGAAGGATGTATGGAGGTCAAAGCTCATATCTTCCGATGCAGATAAATATGGCAGGCGTTATTCCCATAATATTTGCCTCATCAATCCTTACATTTCCAGCCACCATAGGTGCATTTCTTGGCAGGGGTGGTCTTTTTGATTGGCTTCTTTATATTCCAGCCTGGATAAGGGAAGGGGTTTCAAACCTTCTTTATGTTGCTCTTACCATATTCTTTACATATTTCTATATCTCCATTATCTTTAATCCAAATGAGGTGGCTGATAACTTAAGAAAATCTGGAGGATTTGTTCCAGGGATTAGGCCAGGAAGACAGACATCAGACTATCTCCATACAATCCTTAACAGGGTAACCTTTGTGGGTGCCATATTCCTTGGCATTATTGCCATACTTCCAACCATTGTCCTATCATTCCTCCATGCACCATTTTATTTTGGCGGAACAACCATTCTAATT
- the rplO gene encoding 50S ribosomal protein L15, giving the protein MLNKLKRPEGSYKKRKRLGRGEASGHGGTSTKGTKGQLARKGGKQPGFEGGQTPLKMRLPKRGFHNPNRREYQIVKLSSLNKFPENTEITKEVLFKENLIKDIKKPVKILSEGEINIPLSIKVDAISTSALSKIEKSGGKVL; this is encoded by the coding sequence ATGCTGAATAAATTAAAAAGACCAGAGGGTTCTTATAAAAAAAGAAAGAGGCTGGGAAGGGGAGAGGCATCAGGTCATGGTGGAACATCTACAAAGGGAACAAAGGGTCAGCTGGCAAGGAAGGGAGGGAAACAACCAGGATTTGAGGGTGGACAAACACCCCTTAAGATGAGGCTTCCCAAGAGGGGGTTTCATAATCCAAATAGACGAGAATATCAAATTGTAAAGCTTTCATCCTTAAATAAATTCCCTGAAAATACAGAGATTACAAAGGAAGTGCTTTTTAAGGAAAATCTTATTAAGGATATTAAAAAGCCAGTAAAAATATTATCCGAGGGAGAAATAAATATCCCCCTTTCCATAAAGGTTGACGCCATATCAACCTCTGCACTTTCAAAGATAGAAAAATCTGGCGGAAAGGTTCTATGA
- the rpmD gene encoding 50S ribosomal protein L30, with translation MKNLKIKLIKSRIGIFPKHKKTLDSLGLRKMGREVIKPDNPQIKGMIRKVSYCLEVKDAE, from the coding sequence ATGAAGAATTTAAAAATAAAGCTTATAAAATCAAGAATTGGAATTTTCCCAAAGCATAAAAAGACATTGGATAGCCTTGGTTTAAGAAAAATGGGAAGGGAGGTTATAAAGCCAGATAATCCGCAAATTAAAGGGATGATAAGGAAGGTTTCTTATTGCTTGGAGGTTAAAGATGCTGAATAA
- the rplM gene encoding 50S ribosomal protein L13 encodes MKTSFAKKGDIKRDWFIIDASDKILGKVAANASRILLGKEKPGWTPHIDNGNFVVVLNAEKIKVSGKKEKDKLYRKHSGYPGGLKTLSFKELKAKNPCKIVELSVWGMLPKNIIGRRMIRRLKVYKDGLHPHLAQKPQVLEVR; translated from the coding sequence ATGAAAACATCATTTGCAAAGAAAGGGGATATAAAAAGGGATTGGTTTATTATCGATGCCTCTGATAAGATACTTGGTAAAGTGGCAGCAAATGCTTCTCGCATCCTTCTTGGAAAGGAAAAACCAGGATGGACACCCCATATTGATAATGGAAATTTTGTGGTTGTTTTGAATGCAGAAAAAATTAAGGTTTCTGGAAAGAAAGAAAAAGATAAGTTATATAGAAAACATTCAGGCTATCCTGGTGGTCTTAAGACATTAAGCTTCAAGGAGCTTAAGGCAAAAAATCCGTGTAAAATAGTTGAGCTTTCAGTTTGGGGGATGCTTCCTAAAAATATCATAGGAAGAAGGATGATAAGGAGGCTTAAGGTATATAAAGATGGGCTACATCCACATCTTGCCCAAAAACCACAAGTATTAGAAGTTAGATGA
- the rpsI gene encoding 30S ribosomal protein S9, whose translation MREQVQATGKRKEAGARVRLIPGDGKIEINKRDFNTYFGGRAKALEPFVFAPFYATQTFGKFDCYVNIRGGGISGQAGAIREGIARALAKKNEELKPILNKAGLLKRDTRIHERKKYGLYGRRRRFQFSKR comes from the coding sequence ATGAGAGAACAAGTTCAGGCAACTGGAAAGAGAAAAGAGGCAGGAGCAAGGGTAAGGCTTATTCCTGGTGATGGGAAGATAGAAATAAACAAAAGGGATTTTAATACATATTTTGGTGGAAGGGCAAAAGCACTTGAACCCTTTGTCTTCGCACCATTCTATGCCACACAAACATTTGGAAAATTTGATTGTTATGTAAATATTAGAGGTGGTGGCATATCTGGCCAGGCTGGAGCAATAAGGGAGGGGATTGCCAGGGCATTGGCAAAAAAAAATGAGGAATTAAAACCTATCCTTAATAAAGCAGGTCTTCTTAAAAGGGATACAAGAATCCATGAGAGAAAAAAATATGGCCTCTATGGAAGAAGAAGAAGGTTCCAATTCTCAAAGAGGTAA